The Chloroflexota bacterium DNA segment CGCACCTAAAGGCTGCAATACTTCAGAGAGCTTATGCATTATCTGGGGTTATGAAAAGCTAACTACCATATCCCTTAATCCAAATTTTTTGGCGGACGCACGTTAACGCGAATCTCTTTCACACCTGGTATGCTTTCCCCAGTTTCTCGAATCTTGTGAACCAGATGTTCTTCCTGAGTGACCTGCGCTCTGGTATTCACCAGGACTATGCCGTTATTAGCTGATACATCAATATCTGGTTTCATGTCTATCAAGGCAGCTTTGACTTCGGAAGCAAGGAGATGGTCTTCCAGTATTTTCTGGTATTTAGCACTTGTTCGAAAATGTGGTAGGCCAGCGGTATGGCATATTACGTCCACGGCATCGGCGACAGTGATACGTCCTATATGGAGTACAATGTCGTAGAGGCTTGGGTCCTTAGTATCAATACCGAACAAATATTGACTCCACTTGTAACGCTGTTCG contains these protein-coding regions:
- a CDS encoding cytidylate kinase-like family protein; this encodes VYHGLAGHFLLEGIPHVLKVRIISDMEDRIALEMEREKISREEAQRILKSDDEQRYKWSQYLFGIDTKDPSLYDIVLHIGRITVADAVDVICHTAGLPHFRTSAKYQKILEDHLLASEVKAALIDMKPDIDVSANNGIVLVNTRAQVTQEEHLVHKIRETGESIPGVKEIRVNVRPPKNLD